DNA from Thunnus thynnus chromosome 2, fThuThy2.1, whole genome shotgun sequence:
aactgttgTAACTTGGGCAGAAAATAGTGTTTATGTAAGACTCCATTACTCACAGTAAAAAGCTgattgtgaaatatgttttcagggcttttaaaacaacatatttaatgtgccttttattttattgtataatattgttgtttgcattttattgtataattattaatcatctgtcaatgtttataattttctatGCTGCTTTGGCAATATAGGTTTCTGATCtctcatgccaataaagcttatttgaatttgaatttaatgTGAATTCTAGGAAAATTACTTGTGTATTTTCTGCAGCAAACATTATGTAAATCGATGATCAATGCTGCACTTTTGAACCTTTTTCTTAGTTCACCATGATGCGTGCAACCCTGTGTATCTGGATCTTATCAGCAGTGGTCTGCGTGGGCAGAGGCCATCACCATGAAGGTCACGACCAAGACACCACACTCGACAGCAGTGCTGACAGCGTCTCACTGGTGACTTCAGCAAACAAAGAGTTTGCCTACCGTATGTACAAAAAGTTAGCAGCTCACGCTGAATCTCAAGGCAAGAATATCTTCTTCTCACCAGCTAGTTTGTCCATCGCCTTGGCTGCCTTGTCTGTTGGAGCACGGGGGGAGACCCACCGGCAGCTCTTCAGTGGTCTGGGTTTCAACAGCTCTCTACTGACGCAGACAGTTGTGGATCAGTCCTTCCGTACGCTCCTACAAAGGGCAAACAAGACATCTCAAGATATCAGCGAAGGGACCGCTGTGTTCGTGGATAACCACTTCAAGCCACAGCCTGAGTTCCTGGACGTCTTGAAGCAGTCCTACTTTGCAGATGGGTTTGAAGTTGACTTCACCAAAAGCACAGACAGTGCCGACACTATCAATAAGTATGTGGAGGAGAAGACCAACGGGAAGATTGATAAGCTGGTGGAAAGCCTGGACCCAAGCACAGTCATGTATCTCGTCAGCTACATATACTACAAAGGTACGTGAGATGAGATCTATTTTGTACACTCTCACTCTTTTTAAGGTCACTTCTGCATTTCAGATACTCTTGTTTCAGATTTTACACACCAGCCATCACTTGTCTTATCTCTGCTCATCACTGTTTAACAGGAAAGTGGGCGACTCCATTTGATCCCAAGCTCACCAAGAAGGGCATGTTCACTGTTGATGAGAGCACCAAGGTTCAAATTGCACCATTTATTgagaatatatttaaattacaataattaGACTAGAAATCAGCCACATTTGATAGGGTGCACAACTCTATTTTATTGTGCatcattcatgttcatgttcaaatTCCTCCAGGTTCCTATCCAGATGATGAATATGGAGCGGCAATTTGATACTTATTATGACCAGGCAATTAACACGTCGGTCCTCCACCTTCCCTTCAGCAACTCCTACTccatgctgctgttgttgcctGATGATATGGCGACACTGGAGAATGACATTTGTCCAAGCCACGTCACCAAATGGCTTAAGGGGAAGGTGTCCAGGTTGGAGGAATCTA
Protein-coding regions in this window:
- the LOC137194027 gene encoding hibernation-specific plasma protein HP-55-like, whose product is MKKFTMMRATLCIWILSAVVCVGRGHHHEGHDQDTTLDSSADSVSLVTSANKEFAYRMYKKLAAHAESQGKNIFFSPASLSIALAALSVGARGETHRQLFSGLGFNSSLLTQTVVDQSFRTLLQRANKTSQDISEGTAVFVDNHFKPQPEFLDVLKQSYFADGFEVDFTKSTDSADTINKYVEEKTNGKIDKLVESLDPSTVMYLVSYIYYKGKWATPFDPKLTKKGMFTVDESTKVPIQMMNMERQFDTYYDQAINTSVLHLPFSNSYSMLLLLPDDMATLENDICPSHVTKWLKGKVSRTYDVYIPKFSIKTSYSLKDILIEMGMTDMFSKRADLSGISEERELHVSEVVHKAALDVDEAGATVAAATGIEFKFLSWTIYPVLKFNRPFMVLITEHTTENILFMGKIINPNI